In Festucalex cinctus isolate MCC-2025b chromosome 9, RoL_Fcin_1.0, whole genome shotgun sequence, the DNA window aaatatggttcaatgttggtgtGACTTGCCCCTCGTGAAATGTCATGGCAGATCCGCACGCATTGGGGAATGCAAGCTTGGCTTGCAGAGTTCACATGATCCCGCCCCTTTCCCGCCGCGCGCCTCCTGTAACGAAACAGTAATGGAGGCGGCTGTGGTGTGGTAGCTTGCCGTGCGGGGCTCAGGGAAAAGCGGCAGcgaattttaaaataatgaagcgatctattgttgattattttataaaacaaaatgagaatgatGGTGGTAAAGGGGGGCCAGCGGACGGTGCCAAATGAAACGATACAGATTATTCTACCCTTCAGAagttttagtttgaatttgtgcagtctttaagcgccctcctgtggttgctcggtttaatgtttttgttgagtaAAATAGGGAATTAAcaccactcaactcaactcaagtttatttcacAGAACGCCGACACGTTCATTGTCACGCAGACTATTGgatcttatttttgttgttgctttggacAAGAATTATCTGTAAGTACGTGCGACgtcaatataaaaacactgGAGATTTATTTTAGTAAATTTGGACAATTAGAGATTGTTGAATGTGCAATataactagctactagcatcaaagtgtgtcgtgtatagttagcaaatattacattgtttattttattttcttgtttcaCAACGACctaaagagggtaatggtcagaggccattgttcaaattaactctttgactgccagccatttttggAAAAGGTAACCtctatactgccagctgatttacagaattttaccgatctttcaagctccacagaaaatgttgtgttaggactatggaaacgcggatactaccaaatgaaagattgaagtctcatctttcatctaaaaaaaaagtttttttctaccttattcggatcttcagtaatcaacaatagaaaacactttcgtttcacccaaatcctcttattttcttccaaaatacggagaaatcaagctttttgtgaaacgatgttatttcatgcactctagtgaatttggcactttttttttgcatgagtgattctacaaacacctaaacttctataaaacactaccccaacaataaaaaatgttttttgattgcaaaataacagtttatttacatgcaacagtagcaatccgaacaaacaatttggaaaactctttgcaaactatttacacgtgcgcaacagtttttgtcagtctgcttctgcatggactgatttgcgtagaggttggcatgatgaacgatgtgctggagaagttcatccgtgatgaagagctccaggatgtcagctggcaggtgggaattcagctctgctgcagcatcccttggtcctggttttgcagcaaaggggaagatggttggctgccagccgaattcatcaacttcaagccagccagaatctttgggatctgcaaatatacatttcaatatcatatattattttagagcactgtgatgcaatgtgtgtgtgtgcatgtttacctttttttctttgatgtattggttgatgcacattctgtaaattagaGAAGACGTtgaccatcaaatattttattagagctgtggagaatcttttttttcttcttctttttacctttgttctgctcactgtgagaagggtcactttgggccctatgagggggagcttgttgcggtgtattgaaaacgtttttttttttttttttttttacctttctttgtcgtagaaccagcggtcggacgttgctgtgagcacgatctataaaatatacattcacgtttgtataggtaatagatgttctagtgtatatcagcacatttacacacgctgctagcagatcgccgaaaagttagtaaagtaatcttactagcaatctcttagcatgttagcgcttaccttcacgttctttggaagactgttcaagactgtcttgcatcggacccatagtagtcgtcatcgtccgatgaaacgtcatctgtgcagacgtgctcagttgtgcaccacttttctccggtgttagcatcgctagccggtgcggccttaggacgttattagcatcgctagccggtggggccttaggacgtggtcgaaacggccgcgtcaccgcttcaactatgacttaactccgtcatcactgtgctcttgagcactggtcgatgcttttgagctttgaaaataaggatcaagcgtgagctgattgccatctgtagcctttttgactcccttagccaagttagccattatctccccctcaacactctagctccgcctctcttcttctactgttgtctcctacccgatcttgtccaaaagactcatcacagccatctagtggccagggatactcattatagtaacccgatcggcttga includes these proteins:
- the LOC144026011 gene encoding uncharacterized protein LOC144026011; this translates as MLTPEKSGAQLSTSAQMTFHRTMTTTMGPMQDSLEQSSKEREDRAHSNVRPLVLRQRKLPLIGPKVTLLTVSRTKNVHQPIHQRKKDPKDSGWLEVDEFGWQPTIFPFAAKPGPRDAAAELNSHLPADILELFITDELLQHIVHHANLYANQSMQKQTDKNCCARVNSLQRVFQIVCSDCYCCM